In Candidatus Sedimenticola sp. (ex Thyasira tokunagai), the following proteins share a genomic window:
- the metK gene encoding methionine adenosyltransferase, translated as MSDYIFTSESVSEGHPDKMADQISDAVLDEILKQDDNPELARVACETMIKTGVVIVGGEISTNAWVDLDELVRGVICDIGYTSSDVGFDGNTCAVMSLIGKQSSDIAQGVDRKAPEEQGAGDQGLMFGYATNETDVLMPAPITYAHRLVQRQSEMRRENILPWLRPDAKSQVSFRYQDGKVVGIDAVVVSTQHNPDIEYNHLREAVMENIIQPILPKEWLDNCPQEKIHINPTGAFVIGGPVGDCGLTGRKIIVDTYGGAARHGGGAFSGKDPSKVDRSAAYAGRYVAKNIVAAGLADRCEIQVSYAIGVAEPTSISIETFGTAHIAEDRIAELIREHFDLRPYGIMQMLDLIKPIYRSTAAYGHFGREEPQFSWERTDRAEALREAAGL; from the coding sequence ATGAGTGACTACATTTTCACTTCAGAATCGGTATCTGAAGGCCATCCGGATAAGATGGCTGACCAAATCTCCGATGCCGTACTGGATGAGATTTTAAAACAGGATGACAACCCAGAGCTCGCCCGCGTCGCTTGTGAGACCATGATTAAAACCGGTGTAGTGATTGTCGGTGGCGAAATATCCACCAACGCCTGGGTCGATCTTGACGAGTTGGTGCGAGGAGTGATCTGCGACATCGGCTACACTAGCTCGGACGTCGGTTTTGACGGCAACACTTGCGCCGTTATGTCGTTGATCGGCAAACAGTCCTCGGATATTGCCCAGGGTGTTGATCGTAAAGCACCTGAGGAGCAAGGTGCCGGTGATCAGGGATTGATGTTCGGCTACGCCACCAATGAGACCGATGTGCTGATGCCCGCCCCCATCACCTATGCCCACCGTCTGGTACAGCGTCAGTCGGAGATGCGCAGGGAAAACATACTGCCCTGGCTGCGTCCCGATGCTAAAAGCCAGGTCAGCTTCCGCTATCAGGATGGCAAGGTCGTGGGCATCGATGCCGTGGTGGTCTCCACCCAGCACAACCCCGATATTGAGTACAACCATTTGCGAGAGGCGGTGATGGAGAACATCATCCAGCCGATCCTTCCCAAAGAGTGGCTGGACAACTGCCCTCAGGAGAAGATCCACATCAACCCCACCGGTGCCTTTGTTATCGGTGGCCCTGTAGGTGACTGTGGCCTCACCGGTCGCAAGATCATTGTCGACACCTACGGCGGTGCAGCCCGCCACGGTGGCGGGGCCTTCTCCGGCAAAGATCCCTCCAAGGTAGACCGCTCCGCCGCTTACGCCGGGCGTTATGTCGCCAAGAACATCGTTGCCGCCGGATTGGCTGATCGTTGCGAGATTCAGGTCTCCTACGCTATCGGGGTGGCTGAGCCCACCTCCATCTCTATCGAGACCTTCGGTACCGCACATATTGCCGAGGATCGCATTGCAGAGCTGATACGTGAACACTTCGATCTGCGCCCCTACGGCATCATGCAGATGCTCGACCTGATCAAACCGATCTACCGCAGCACTGCCGCCTATGGTCACTTTGGCCGTGAGGAGCCGCAGTTTAGCTGGGAGCGCACAGACAGGGCAGAGGCGCTGCGGGAGGCTGCGGGGCTTTAA